A single genomic interval of Chlorogloeopsis sp. ULAP01 harbors:
- a CDS encoding MGMT family protein — MSSEYGCILHLFTKQKQDDAMLELTKLNLKVGHGIKGDINANPISPRQVLLVRYEDILEFSIKPGELRENLVITGIQSEKFVPGSLITFESGAAIRLTFYCEPCKRIAHLVESLKSIQYKRGILGVVIASGKIQTGSKFKIQINQFPMLSENPYRRFLDFIIKVPNGKIVTYKEIVKGIGVNNSYMRAIPMYIKKTSVANYPIHRILDSKGNLLTYISGQKNKLEFEGIKVLCKIDVSHTQNKYYVDMKEYLWKDTTLYLNS; from the coding sequence ATGTCTAGTGAATATGGCTGTATACTACATCTTTTTACTAAGCAAAAACAAGATGATGCAATGTTAGAACTTACAAAATTAAACTTAAAAGTAGGTCATGGCATAAAAGGAGATATTAATGCTAATCCTATCAGTCCCAGGCAAGTCTTACTTGTCAGATATGAAGATATTTTAGAATTTTCAATTAAACCAGGTGAGTTACGAGAAAATCTTGTGATTACAGGTATACAATCTGAGAAGTTCGTACCTGGCTCCTTGATAACTTTTGAAAGCGGTGCTGCAATTCGCTTAACTTTTTACTGCGAGCCGTGTAAACGCATAGCTCATTTAGTAGAATCATTAAAAAGTATTCAATATAAAAGAGGAATTTTGGGTGTAGTTATCGCATCGGGTAAAATACAAACTGGCAGTAAATTTAAAATCCAAATTAATCAGTTTCCAATGTTATCTGAAAATCCTTATAGACGCTTTCTAGATTTTATCATCAAAGTTCCTAATGGGAAAATCGTGACATATAAAGAGATTGTTAAAGGGATAGGAGTAAATAATAGCTATATGCGGGCTATTCCTATGTACATTAAAAAAACCTCTGTCGCTAATTATCCAATACATAGAATATTAGATTCTAAAGGTAATTTGTTAACATATATTTCTGGTCAGAAAAACAAATTAGAGTTTGAGGGGATTAAGGTTTTATGTAAGATAGATGTATCTCATACTCAAAATAAATATTACGTAGATATGAAAGAGTATTTATGGAAAGATACAACTCTCTATCTAAATAGTTAA
- a CDS encoding DUF2808 domain-containing protein: MRFGVLFSTALAWVIAFESYATLSSQAIQLQNGTVYFAQPPRLVEAATTYQDTYVWGATYYFTISLPGNAGEPLQKITINQREGVDYIRFDREDTYAFEGTRRKKGQKLKLKDVTSDRKSRTLSLTFDPPISPGRNITIALKPVQNPMVGGVYLFGVTAYPAGEKSYGQFLGFGRLQFYSPSIDSLRWHPWW, from the coding sequence ATGCGCTTTGGAGTTTTATTTAGTACAGCATTAGCTTGGGTAATTGCATTTGAAAGTTACGCTACCCTAAGCAGCCAAGCAATTCAATTGCAAAATGGCACAGTATACTTCGCCCAGCCTCCACGTCTTGTAGAAGCAGCGACTACATACCAAGACACGTATGTATGGGGTGCAACGTACTACTTTACTATCAGCTTGCCTGGGAATGCCGGAGAACCGCTACAAAAAATAACGATTAATCAACGCGAAGGAGTTGACTATATTCGTTTTGATCGAGAAGATACTTATGCCTTTGAAGGAACGCGTCGTAAAAAAGGTCAAAAGCTGAAACTAAAAGATGTGACAAGCGATCGCAAATCCCGTACCCTATCGCTGACATTCGATCCGCCTATATCGCCAGGTAGAAATATTACAATTGCTCTTAAACCTGTGCAAAATCCTATGGTTGGTGGTGTTTATTTATTTGGAGTTACTGCCTACCCCGCAGGCGAAAAATCGTACGGTCAATTTCTTGGTTTTGGACGATTACAATTTTACAGCCCCAGTATCGACTCGTTGAGATGGCATCCTTGGTGGTAA
- a CDS encoding DUF2157 domain-containing protein: MSSPLERSIKIEVRLPSQHPQLLQGLDIWLSLGLISDAQVRQLCREFLVCSVILEPRVESPDVQGASQRVAEKTTVTSDSLQPSVLPGKQKPSPELAKPNLFTEILQSLLSELSVRWLLFLGVFLVVLSSGVLAASQWEKFPAAGQYGVLFAYTLSFWGLSFWTGKQSNLRLTTQTLLTVTLLLVPVNFWAMDSFGLWQNPVNWIVVAIASFCLTAITVLISKSRLFAAHLPNENFRLANILGLSYLHWGWKLSGFPLIALYLAVVGTSLITVYQTRLARQRNRQSGLGMNLPASIVIYALLVLLVRGIFVAHVEITQLGLAIGICGWLVAWLTQQAEDKGNEEDTATRRHKDAERVSDNFSMSSQTSLRLSVPWQFIGGILLFLGWLVSVITHPWQAIAVSGLSLWFFSRRLQRYNLQPDFAAIFVIGLQTIWLSWRLVPSELQKSAIATATQLTNSQNEAWALLSIALFPYVILMVALTELLRHFGRREVAKFGELLTLFFASVLTTIALVNPVLRSLNLLFSTATLAIVTQRRIYKDTGTWRQGDTETKNFGASPHSYVPASTNLPTLTYLTHITGVLTFCSIVDWLFPGLRNEHWAMILLAVMVGEWLLGIGDRWWRRSGWHIGLGLAVISFLLLWVNADLAWRNYGATNANWGLIWLITPMTLTRIASRSSGNQRNTNSILSVLALGLSQLLTLPLPHFRLISLAVAAALMFVNTNYFRYKAYAVITVGFVLSTIGTLLWEGVPGFPKLSGQRWFVIGAIAILGLWLTRKLLQQRSNELATIYADATDKWAIALCSVELLSLTLHSVLVYMQLATPGLLYLAAGAITLGAIVYRSWGEATNFAFYGIGWCLELLTAELIGFGKPSIIHIAIANIGLGLVTQLFGEWWQRRHRLERLPSSFHILPLMYGGFSLVLRLHTFTEWTGLASLGVALIAIGVGRRRHEFKPLVYLGLIGISISAYELLFYQMLQASGGAWGDGLIAMSALGTSIMYAYRILSPWLSSYLRLSTEELKTIAHLHWAWSSFLLIAAIAAPIQVNRLVGLGTGIFLIRYAIFQGRYPVEREEFPASIITPDEIWVYLGLLEVAAMRIYWRETAVGQLFAGALVPWNAAIACVVAYFLYILPWESWGWSKRPWQVAASILPLVLLWETRLQIYSITLLLTAAFYVFLAKMSNQFRVTYLSVALINWAVFRWFYDLGLTDALWYVSAIGLSLLYVAQFDPQLKLSDMKAYRHYWRLLASGLICGWAILFHQDTALIPGTFSLIAIFAGLGLRVRAFLYVGTATFFITAFYQLVIFSLRYPFFKWLVGLVVGIILISIAANFETRRAQLSSILRSTSDKFQDWQ, from the coding sequence ATGTCTTCTCCACTTGAGCGCTCCATCAAAATTGAAGTCAGGTTACCATCGCAGCATCCGCAGTTATTACAAGGACTCGATATCTGGCTAAGTTTGGGGTTAATATCCGATGCTCAAGTAAGGCAACTATGCCGAGAGTTTCTTGTTTGTAGCGTCATATTAGAACCTCGTGTTGAATCTCCAGACGTGCAAGGAGCTTCTCAGAGGGTAGCAGAGAAAACAACTGTCACATCTGACTCACTACAGCCATCTGTTCTCCCTGGGAAACAAAAGCCGTCACCAGAGTTGGCAAAACCCAATCTTTTCACAGAAATATTGCAGTCATTGCTATCAGAATTGAGCGTCCGTTGGCTGCTATTTTTAGGTGTATTTCTAGTAGTGCTGTCTTCCGGAGTACTCGCTGCTAGTCAATGGGAGAAGTTTCCGGCTGCGGGGCAGTATGGCGTTTTGTTCGCTTATACTCTAAGTTTTTGGGGGTTGAGTTTTTGGACAGGCAAACAGAGTAATCTTAGACTGACGACACAGACATTGCTAACAGTCACGCTTTTGCTAGTGCCAGTGAACTTTTGGGCAATGGATAGCTTTGGGCTGTGGCAAAATCCCGTGAACTGGATTGTAGTAGCGATCGCCTCTTTTTGCCTTACCGCGATTACAGTCTTAATTAGCAAAAGTCGATTGTTTGCTGCTCATTTGCCTAATGAAAATTTTCGTCTGGCAAATATTCTCGGACTGAGTTATCTACACTGGGGTTGGAAACTATCAGGTTTTCCCTTAATTGCCCTTTATTTGGCAGTGGTGGGAACTAGTCTTATCACCGTTTATCAAACTCGTTTAGCACGACAAAGAAACAGGCAGAGTGGATTAGGTATGAATTTACCTGCCTCTATAGTGATTTATGCCTTGCTTGTGTTGCTAGTCAGAGGGATTTTTGTTGCCCATGTAGAGATTACGCAGTTAGGATTAGCTATTGGCATTTGCGGTTGGTTGGTGGCTTGGTTGACACAGCAAGCAGAGGACAAGGGGAATGAAGAAGACACGGCGACACGGAGACACAAAGACGCGGAGAGGGTGTCTGATAATTTCTCCATGTCTTCACAGACATCTTTACGTCTTTCTGTGCCTTGGCAATTCATTGGCGGTATTCTCTTATTCCTTGGTTGGTTGGTTTCTGTAATCACTCATCCCTGGCAAGCAATAGCTGTTAGTGGCTTAAGTTTGTGGTTTTTTAGCCGTCGCTTGCAGCGCTACAATCTCCAACCTGATTTTGCTGCCATCTTTGTCATTGGCTTACAGACGATTTGGTTGAGTTGGCGGTTAGTACCTTCTGAATTACAAAAATCGGCGATCGCTACTGCTACTCAACTCACCAATTCTCAAAATGAAGCTTGGGCATTACTAAGTATTGCTTTATTTCCTTACGTAATTTTGATGGTTGCGCTGACAGAATTGCTGCGTCATTTTGGTAGAAGGGAAGTAGCTAAGTTTGGCGAACTACTAACTCTATTTTTTGCTTCTGTTTTAACTACGATCGCCTTGGTAAATCCTGTACTGCGATCGCTAAACTTACTTTTTTCGACAGCAACTCTAGCAATAGTCACTCAGCGCCGCATTTATAAGGACACGGGGACATGGAGACAAGGAGACACGGAGACAAAAAACTTTGGTGCCTCCCCTCATTCCTATGTCCCCGCGTCAACAAATCTTCCCACGTTGACATATCTCACTCATATTACAGGAGTACTAACGTTTTGCTCGATAGTTGATTGGTTGTTCCCCGGCTTACGTAATGAACACTGGGCAATGATTTTGTTAGCCGTGATGGTAGGAGAGTGGCTATTGGGCATTGGCGATCGCTGGTGGCGGCGTAGCGGTTGGCATATTGGTTTAGGGCTAGCTGTAATTAGTTTCCTTTTACTCTGGGTAAATGCTGATTTAGCTTGGAGAAACTATGGTGCGACTAATGCTAATTGGGGACTAATTTGGTTAATTACCCCTATGACTCTGACGAGAATTGCTAGTCGCAGTTCTGGAAATCAACGCAATACTAACAGCATATTAAGTGTTTTGGCATTGGGGCTTTCCCAATTGCTAACTTTACCGCTACCCCATTTCAGATTAATCAGTCTAGCTGTTGCTGCGGCTTTAATGTTCGTTAATACTAATTATTTCCGATACAAAGCATATGCAGTCATTACAGTAGGATTCGTTCTCAGTACTATTGGAACCCTGTTGTGGGAGGGTGTTCCTGGTTTTCCGAAGCTGTCTGGGCAGAGGTGGTTTGTAATAGGTGCGATCGCTATCCTGGGTTTATGGCTAACTCGGAAATTACTGCAACAAAGAAGCAACGAATTAGCAACTATCTATGCAGATGCAACAGATAAGTGGGCGATCGCATTATGCAGCGTAGAGTTATTGAGTTTAACGCTGCATTCTGTGTTAGTTTATATGCAGCTTGCCACCCCAGGATTGTTATATTTAGCTGCTGGTGCTATTACTTTGGGGGCAATTGTTTATCGCAGTTGGGGAGAGGCGACAAATTTTGCCTTTTATGGCATCGGTTGGTGTTTGGAATTACTAACCGCCGAGTTAATTGGTTTTGGCAAACCTTCAATCATCCACATAGCGATCGCAAATATTGGTTTGGGTTTGGTAACTCAGCTGTTTGGAGAGTGGTGGCAAAGGCGACACCGCTTAGAAAGGTTACCGAGCAGCTTTCACATTCTACCGCTCATGTATGGGGGCTTTAGTTTGGTACTGCGTTTGCACACCTTTACCGAATGGACAGGTTTGGCTTCTTTGGGCGTAGCTTTAATTGCGATCGGAGTGGGGCGGCGTCGCCATGAATTTAAACCTCTGGTTTACCTGGGGCTTATTGGCATCTCGATTTCTGCTTATGAACTTTTGTTCTATCAAATGTTACAAGCTTCAGGAGGAGCATGGGGTGATGGTTTAATTGCCATGTCTGCTTTAGGCACAAGCATCATGTATGCCTATCGCATCCTCTCACCTTGGTTAAGTAGCTATTTGCGCTTGAGTACCGAAGAACTGAAAACAATTGCTCATCTGCACTGGGCTTGGAGTAGCTTTTTATTAATAGCAGCGATCGCAGCACCCATTCAAGTGAATCGACTTGTGGGTTTAGGAACAGGGATATTTTTGATTCGCTATGCCATCTTTCAAGGAAGATATCCTGTTGAGAGAGAAGAATTCCCCGCGTCAATCATTACCCCCGACGAAATCTGGGTTTACCTGGGCTTGCTCGAAGTAGCTGCAATGAGGATTTATTGGCGCGAGACGGCAGTAGGGCAGTTATTTGCTGGTGCGCTTGTACCTTGGAATGCCGCGATCGCCTGTGTAGTTGCCTATTTTCTTTACATCTTACCGTGGGAAAGCTGGGGTTGGTCGAAACGCCCTTGGCAAGTAGCCGCATCCATCTTACCACTGGTACTTTTGTGGGAAACCAGACTGCAAATTTACTCAATTACTTTGCTATTAACAGCTGCGTTTTATGTGTTCTTAGCAAAGATGAGCAATCAATTCCGCGTCACATACTTGAGTGTGGCATTAATTAATTGGGCAGTTTTTCGCTGGTTTTATGACTTGGGCTTGACAGATGCTTTATGGTACGTGAGTGCGATCGGCTTATCGTTATTATATGTTGCCCAGTTCGATCCCCAATTGAAACTATCGGATATGAAAGCATACCGTCATTACTGGCGTTTACTTGCTAGTGGTTTGATTTGTGGTTGGGCGATTTTATTCCATCAAGACACAGCCCTGATACCGGGAACTTTCAGCCTGATTGCGATTTTTGCCGGATTAGGTTTGCGAGTGCGGGCTTTTCTTTACGTTGGTACAGCCACCTTTTTCATCACAGCCTTTTACCAATTAGTCATTTTTAGTTTGCGCTACCCATTCTTCAAATGGCTGGTTGGCTTAGTAGTGGGTATTATCCTCATTTCCATTGCCGCTAACTTTGAAACCCGTCGCGCCCAGCTAAGTTCTATACTTCGTAGTACTAGCGATAAATTTCAAGATTGGCAGTGA
- a CDS encoding DUF4149 domain-containing protein, whose amino-acid sequence MNTVSSFGFKRPIWQSVVMLTLGFWLSASLILDWVIMPSLYISGMMTQASFATAGYVIFWNFNRIELLAAGLVLTGVLALGKYQSNWRSGSLILSVLLLLITLVDTYLLTPQMSAIGLQLNLFQAAAEIPTNMNMLHGSYWLLEVIKLVAGGTLLGWYWRQQ is encoded by the coding sequence ATGAATACTGTTTCTAGCTTCGGATTCAAGCGTCCGATCTGGCAATCTGTTGTCATGTTGACTCTGGGCTTCTGGCTGAGTGCTAGCCTAATTTTAGATTGGGTAATTATGCCTAGTCTGTATATTTCTGGCATGATGACACAAGCAAGTTTTGCGACAGCAGGCTATGTAATTTTTTGGAATTTTAATCGGATTGAATTACTAGCTGCTGGCTTAGTCTTAACTGGTGTGTTAGCTCTCGGCAAATATCAATCTAACTGGCGTAGTGGTAGCCTGATTTTATCAGTGTTATTGTTGTTGATAACGCTTGTTGATACATATTTGTTAACTCCGCAAATGTCTGCCATTGGATTGCAATTAAATCTATTTCAGGCAGCAGCAGAAATCCCAACAAATATGAATATGTTGCACGGCAGTTACTGGCTATTGGAAGTAATCAAGCTAGTAGCAGGTGGTACGCTTTTGGGTTGGTATTGGCGGCAGCAGTAG
- a CDS encoding deoxyribodipyrimidine photo-lyase, 8-HDF type, whose protein sequence is MSDLILFWHRRDLRISDNTGLAAARRRSAKVVGVFCLDPNILERDDVAPVRVTYMIGCLQALQKRYAQAGSQLLILHANPVQAIPALAAALDAKAVFWNWDVEPYSQERDRAVIEALKEKGIEFLEKNWDQLLHSPAEIRTGSNQPYTVYTPFWKNWSSKAKAEPVKSLENAEGLTEIEKEKAKVAGAIELPSAQELGFIWDGELAIVPTEAAAQERLEEFCAHAIDEYQQQRNFPATDGTSRLSAALKFGAIGIRTVWQATQQALENSRSEETEASIRTWQQELAWREFYQHAMYHFPELAKGAYRDTFKNFPWQTNVEHFQAWCEGRTGYPIVDAAMRQLNELGWMHNRCRMIVASFLTKDLLINPQLGEKYFMQKLIDGDLSANNGGWQWSASSGMDPKPLRIFNPASQAQKFDPDAEYIRQWLPELRSIDTEYLITGNITPLERQAVDYPAPIVEHKKQQKQFKEFYQQQKIQPLG, encoded by the coding sequence ATGTCTGACTTAATTCTGTTTTGGCATCGACGCGATTTACGCATTTCTGACAATACAGGGCTTGCGGCGGCGCGGCGGCGGAGTGCAAAAGTTGTAGGTGTGTTTTGCCTCGATCCAAATATTTTGGAACGAGATGATGTGGCTCCAGTTCGAGTGACTTACATGATAGGTTGCTTGCAGGCACTTCAGAAAAGATATGCTCAAGCTGGTAGCCAGTTATTAATACTTCACGCCAACCCCGTGCAAGCAATTCCAGCATTGGCTGCGGCATTAGATGCCAAAGCTGTATTTTGGAATTGGGATGTAGAGCCCTATTCTCAAGAACGCGATCGCGCCGTAATAGAGGCTTTGAAAGAAAAAGGTATCGAGTTTCTAGAAAAAAACTGGGATCAACTGCTGCATTCACCAGCAGAAATCCGCACTGGCTCCAATCAACCTTACACTGTTTACACTCCCTTTTGGAAAAATTGGAGTAGTAAAGCGAAGGCAGAGCCAGTCAAAAGTCTGGAGAATGCTGAAGGATTAACAGAAATAGAAAAGGAAAAAGCAAAAGTTGCCGGAGCGATTGAATTACCTTCAGCTCAAGAATTAGGATTTATTTGGGATGGGGAATTAGCAATTGTACCAACAGAAGCAGCAGCACAAGAACGTTTAGAGGAATTTTGCGCCCACGCCATCGATGAATATCAACAACAGCGAAATTTCCCAGCAACTGACGGTACATCCCGATTGAGTGCAGCTTTAAAATTTGGTGCGATCGGCATTCGTACTGTTTGGCAAGCGACACAACAAGCTTTAGAAAACAGCCGCAGCGAAGAAACAGAAGCTAGCATCCGTACCTGGCAACAAGAATTAGCATGGCGGGAGTTTTATCAACACGCCATGTATCATTTTCCAGAATTAGCAAAGGGTGCCTATCGCGACACCTTCAAAAACTTTCCTTGGCAAACCAATGTAGAACACTTTCAAGCTTGGTGTGAAGGTAGAACTGGCTATCCGATTGTTGATGCAGCCATGCGTCAACTCAATGAACTTGGTTGGATGCACAACCGTTGTCGAATGATTGTCGCTAGTTTTTTAACTAAAGACTTGCTGATTAATCCCCAATTGGGAGAAAAATATTTCATGCAGAAACTAATTGATGGCGATTTATCTGCTAACAATGGCGGTTGGCAATGGAGTGCTTCTAGTGGCATGGATCCTAAACCTCTACGTATTTTCAATCCTGCCAGTCAAGCACAAAAATTTGATCCAGATGCTGAATATATTCGCCAGTGGCTTCCGGAATTGCGTTCTATAGATACAGAATATTTAATAACTGGTAATATTACACCTTTGGAACGTCAGGCTGTTGATTATCCTGCCCCCATTGTGGAGCACAAAAAGCAGCAAAAGCAGTTTAAAGAGTTTTATCAACAGCAAAAAATTCAGCCATTGGGATAA
- a CDS encoding L-histidine N(alpha)-methyltransferase: protein MVINSHSNSQLTSDISTLNKRIAKPSSDFYSIFSEKEVLGIIHALEDRREIPLKYSYKGRGAKIWDNFYLKYALPKWYRTSNVEIDLLKQNFTLIIDKFQNCQKINVIDVGAGNLYPVKQFIYRLNELGLINKYIALDISEDLLNISNANFKKWFPTIKFASALIDIEESCIPQSLLENQTQVENEYMAKIILHLGVTMGNHQNRTKVLTNLRNSMQKNDFLVFTNEIGSNSQWDGSVRGGSKYHAEQVYRWIQNQLGIKSEDCQILRKYDSETDSLVANMQILSNYTIYFNFMTINQNIEISAGEEITIWRHHKYEMPELLQEIEKAGLELVHYSTNKYLSHTMVICQIASN from the coding sequence ATGGTGATAAATTCTCATAGCAATTCACAACTTACCTCGGATATCTCAACTTTGAATAAGCGTATAGCCAAGCCAAGTTCTGACTTCTACTCTATTTTTTCAGAAAAAGAAGTTTTAGGAATAATTCATGCATTAGAAGATAGACGAGAGATACCTCTCAAGTATTCTTATAAAGGTAGGGGTGCCAAAATTTGGGATAATTTTTATCTCAAATATGCTCTTCCTAAATGGTATCGAACATCAAATGTGGAAATTGACCTTTTAAAGCAGAATTTTACATTAATTATTGATAAGTTCCAAAATTGCCAAAAAATTAATGTTATAGATGTAGGCGCAGGAAATTTATATCCTGTGAAACAATTTATTTACAGACTGAATGAATTGGGTTTAATCAATAAATATATTGCTTTAGATATTAGCGAAGATTTACTTAATATATCGAATGCTAATTTTAAGAAGTGGTTTCCCACAATTAAATTTGCCAGTGCTTTAATTGATATAGAAGAGAGTTGTATACCTCAAAGTCTGTTGGAGAATCAAACTCAAGTTGAAAATGAATATATGGCAAAAATAATTTTGCACTTGGGTGTGACAATGGGAAACCATCAAAATAGAACCAAAGTACTCACAAATTTGAGAAATAGTATGCAAAAGAATGACTTTCTAGTCTTCACTAACGAAATTGGTTCCAATTCTCAATGGGATGGCAGTGTGAGAGGTGGCAGCAAATACCATGCAGAACAAGTATATAGATGGATTCAAAACCAACTTGGGATTAAATCTGAAGATTGTCAAATTTTAAGAAAATATGATTCAGAAACAGATAGTCTAGTTGCTAATATGCAAATCCTGAGTAACTACACTATATATTTTAACTTTATGACCATTAATCAAAATATTGAAATCTCCGCAGGTGAAGAAATAACTATTTGGAGACATCATAAGTATGAAATGCCTGAACTTTTGCAAGAAATAGAAAAAGCTGGGTTAGAGCTTGTTCACTACAGTACTAATAAATACTTATCACATACTATGGTAATTTGCCAAATTGCTAGTAATTAG
- a CDS encoding photosystem II reaction center protein Ycf12 translates to MFEALTSINWEVIFQLLFVALIMLAGPAVIFVLAFRGGDL, encoded by the coding sequence ATGTTTGAAGCTTTAACAAGCATTAATTGGGAAGTTATTTTCCAGCTGCTGTTTGTAGCCTTGATTATGTTAGCTGGTCCTGCGGTGATTTTTGTACTGGCTTTTCGCGGCGGCGACCTTTAA
- a CDS encoding SGNH/GDSL hydrolase family protein produces MKKLIFLVALTFATLIMVVIASHTQGLNYSNKINELYVFGDSLSDIGNRFKNTGRVSPPSPPYFQGRYSNGPVWVEYLSSNLGLNNKQINNFAYGGATTLNSTVNDIPGVLAQVYSFTKAHQKVNTNALYILWAGANDYLSGVADSTASVSNLSNAIQSLVTAGAKNILIANLPDLGKLPVTRNSPYSSSLSSVTSAHNRELAKSLNFLSQKLDNDTHFIELDVSLLYREAIANPAKFGFTNVTSPCVNNFAVCDNPDEFLFWDDIHPTTVAHRILGEAALKELKIAY; encoded by the coding sequence ATGAAAAAACTGATTTTTTTAGTAGCACTTACTTTCGCAACTTTAATTATGGTTGTAATTGCATCTCATACACAGGGCTTGAATTATTCTAATAAAATAAATGAACTTTATGTGTTTGGTGACAGTCTTTCTGATATTGGAAATAGATTTAAAAATACTGGACGAGTTTCTCCTCCTAGCCCTCCTTACTTTCAAGGACGTTATTCTAATGGCCCTGTTTGGGTAGAATATCTTAGCTCTAATCTAGGGCTAAACAATAAGCAAATTAATAACTTTGCTTATGGTGGTGCAACTACACTAAACAGCACTGTTAATGACATTCCAGGTGTGTTAGCACAAGTTTATAGTTTTACGAAAGCTCATCAAAAGGTAAATACTAATGCTCTTTATATTTTATGGGCTGGTGCGAACGATTACCTTTCAGGTGTTGCCGATTCTACTGCTTCAGTTTCTAATTTATCAAATGCAATTCAGTCTCTTGTCACCGCAGGAGCAAAAAATATATTGATAGCGAATTTACCAGATTTAGGCAAGCTGCCAGTCACACGAAATAGCCCCTATTCTAGCAGCCTTAGTTCTGTGACGAGCGCTCATAATCGTGAATTGGCTAAATCTCTGAATTTTCTCAGCCAAAAGTTAGACAATGATACTCACTTTATTGAGCTTGATGTTAGTTTATTGTATCGAGAAGCGATCGCAAATCCAGCCAAATTTGGTTTTACAAATGTGACAAGTCCTTGTGTGAACAATTTTGCCGTCTGTGACAATCCGGATGAATTCCTATTCTGGGATGATATTCATCCGACTACTGTTGCTCATAGAATATTAGGAGAAGCAGCTCTAAAAGAACTAAAGATAGCATATTAA
- a CDS encoding YkgJ family cysteine cluster protein codes for MATWQCVKQCGACCHLDPAYRPDLDEYLSPQEMELYLSMVGEGGWCVNFDRITRECRIYAHRPRFCRVETEVFEDMYGIYPEELSNFAIECCQQQIEGVYGDRSLEMLRFNQAVGYIYKEC; via the coding sequence ATGGCTACTTGGCAATGTGTAAAGCAATGTGGAGCTTGCTGTCATCTCGATCCAGCATACCGCCCAGACTTGGATGAGTACTTATCACCACAAGAAATGGAACTCTACCTGAGCATGGTAGGTGAAGGAGGATGGTGTGTAAATTTTGATCGCATCACACGCGAATGCCGTATCTACGCACATCGCCCGCGTTTCTGCCGTGTAGAAACGGAAGTGTTTGAAGATATGTACGGCATTTACCCGGAAGAATTGAGTAATTTTGCAATTGAGTGCTGTCAACAGCAAATCGAAGGCGTTTATGGCGATCGCAGTTTAGAAATGCTGCGCTTCAATCAAGCCGTTGGTTACATATATAAAGAGTGTTGA
- a CDS encoding TMEM165/GDT1 family protein gives MKLDSLPVTIASVSQPPTQLELESISASPTSVDCPPKQSVVAIFTTTFITIFLAEIGDKTQLSTLLMSAESNSPWVVFIGSAAALITTSLLGVILGSWIASRLSPKTINKAAGVMLLLISLMLFWDVVIN, from the coding sequence GTGAAACTTGATTCTCTACCTGTGACCATAGCCAGTGTATCTCAGCCTCCTACTCAGCTAGAACTAGAAAGCATTTCAGCATCACCTACAAGTGTCGATTGTCCTCCCAAGCAATCAGTTGTAGCTATTTTTACCACTACCTTCATTACTATTTTTCTAGCAGAAATTGGTGATAAAACCCAGCTATCGACTCTACTGATGAGTGCAGAATCTAATTCACCTTGGGTAGTATTTATCGGCTCGGCAGCAGCATTAATCACTACTAGTCTCCTGGGTGTAATTTTAGGTAGTTGGATCGCTAGCCGCCTTTCTCCGAAGACGATCAACAAAGCTGCCGGAGTGATGTTACTGCTGATTTCCCTGATGCTGTTTTGGGATGTAGTCATTAACTAA
- a CDS encoding TMEM165/GDT1 family protein, producing MDWHLLGLSFITVFLSELGDKSQLAAIALSGRCQSPRAVFFGTATALLLTSFLGAVSGGVVAELLPTHLLKAIAAVGFAILALRLLFFDNEASE from the coding sequence ATGGACTGGCACCTTTTAGGATTGAGTTTTATCACAGTTTTTTTATCAGAGTTAGGCGACAAAAGTCAGTTAGCTGCGATCGCGCTTTCAGGGCGTTGTCAGTCTCCGCGAGCCGTGTTCTTTGGTACAGCCACCGCATTACTTTTGACTAGTTTTTTGGGAGCTGTCTCTGGAGGAGTCGTAGCAGAATTATTACCTACGCACTTATTAAAAGCGATCGCTGCTGTCGGGTTTGCGATCCTCGCTTTGCGTCTGCTGTTTTTTGACAATGAAGCATCTGAATGA